A single region of the Malaclemys terrapin pileata isolate rMalTer1 chromosome 2, rMalTer1.hap1, whole genome shotgun sequence genome encodes:
- the TMEM230 gene encoding transmembrane protein 230, with the protein MMPSRTNLAAGLPSSKVKYSKLSSTDDGYIDLQFKRSPPKIPYKAIALATVLFMIGTLLIVIGALLLAGYISKGGTDRAIPVLIIGILVFLPGFYHLRIAYYASKGYRGYSYDDIPDFDD; encoded by the exons ATGATGCCATCGCGTACTAATCTAGCTGCTGGGCTCCCCAGTAGCAAAGTGAAGTACTCCAAGCTCTCCAGTACTGACGATGGTTATATTGACCTGCAG TTCAAGAGGAGCCCACCCAAAATCCCCTACAAGGCCATTGCACTGGCCACTGTTCTGTTCATGATCGGCACCCTTCTGATTGTCATAGGAGCGCTTCTCCTCGCAGGATACATTAGCAAAGGA GGAACAGACCGAGCTATCCCGGTATTGATCATTGGAATCCTGGTGTTCTTACCAGGTTTTTATCACTTGCGCATTGCATACTATGCTTCCAAAGGCTACAGGGGTTACTCCTACGATGACATTCCAGATTTTGATGACTAA